A window from Lagopus muta isolate bLagMut1 chromosome 5, bLagMut1 primary, whole genome shotgun sequence encodes these proteins:
- the NDC1 gene encoding nucleoporin NDC1 isoform X1 — MEAAAAGRQRALLRQVLGWRLAAAVAWSVLLLPVCTAAFVLLSGVQPLRPLRWLSDSFDDLYTSHVIFCILLMSAVILIISVFNVEFYAVVPSIPCSRLALIGKIIHPQQVIHSVAHAVMGMLVAWCAAVMTKGRFQFLAVPCTISESLDDAVPQMCLNEYHLFFLLSGAFMGYCYSLLYLINNMNYLPFPIIQQYKYLRFRRSLPLLMKHSCVESLYSVRNFCVAYYFFGYIPKMWISTTMDLRIDSKLHPLDTLSGLLDLSLFYHAWLCGVFLLVTWYIAWLFFKIYATETHHFPVQPTFAEETDQCLPKILNSNPPLIIKFLALQDLMLLSQYSPVRRQEVFSLSQPGGHPHNWTAISRECLSLLTDLTQRLIAQQEAAAANGRAKQQVGEMKVSPQTPGAAGAEDIPFQLQSSPALTCKAGILELNSPWHGKVQSPLVVRRGPKLWTSGSGLQLNGSHHESFPALSVARVGSEAVQPSLIYTWLQNKQEQIKNFLSRRVLIMYFFSKHPEASIQAVFSDAQMHIWALEGLSHLVAASFTEDQFGVVQTTLPAILNTLLTLQEVVDRHFKLPHVSSKPPRSSGSLVDTSYKTLRFALRASLKTALYRITTVFGEHLNAVQVSTEHKKRLQQFLEYKE, encoded by the exons atggaggcggcggcggcgggccggCAGCGGGCCCTGCTCCGCCAG GTGCTGGGCTGGAGGCTGGCGGCCGCCGTCGCCTGgtccgtgctgctgctgcccgtcTGCACCGCGGCCTTCGTTCTCCTCAGCGGCGTCCAGCCCCTGCGCCCGCTGCGCTGGCTGTCCG ATTCTTTCGATGATTTATATACTTCACATGTCATCTTCTGCATCCTTCTGATGTCTGCTGTGATTCTGATAATAAGCGTTTTCAACGTGGAGTTTTATGCAG TTGTGCCATCGATCCCGTGCTCTCGATTAGCGCTGATAGGAAAAATAattcaccctcagcaagttaTCCATTCAGTTGCTCATGCTGTAATGGGCATGTTGGTTGCTTGGTGTGCTGCAGTTATGACAAAAGGGAGGTTCCAATTTCTTGCTGTGCCCTGCACAATTTCAGAAAG CCTCGATGACGCTGTTCCTCAGATGTGCCTAAATGAATACCACCTCTTCTTTCTACTTTCTGGTGCTTTCATGGGATACTGTTACAGTCTCTTATACCTCATTAACAACATGAATTATTTGCCGTTTCCAATCATACAG CAATACAAGTACTTACGTTTCAGAAGGTCTTTGCCTCTCCTCATGAAACACAGCTGTGTGGAATCTCTGTACTCAGTTAGAAACTTCTGCGTTGCGTATTACTTCTTTG GTTATATCCCAAAGATGTGGATAAGCACCACAATGGATCTTCGTATAGACAG TAAATTGCATCCTCTTGACACACTGTCTGGCTTATTGGATCTCTCCTTATTTTACCACGCCTGGTTATGTGGTGTGTTTCTTCTGGTCACCTGGTACATTGCGTGGTTGTTCTTCAAGATCTACGCTACAGAG acaCATCACTTTCCTGTTCAGCCAACTTTTGCTGAGGAGACAGACCAATGCCTGCCTAAAATCCTAAACAGCAACCCTCCGCTCATTATAAAG TTTTTAGCCTTACAAGACTTGATGTTACTTTCCCAGTATTCTCCTGTTCGACGTCAGGAGGTCTTTAGCCTCAGCCAACCAG GTGGGCACCCACACAACTGGACTGCGATATCAAGGGAGTGTTTGAGTCTTCTGACTGATCTGACCCAGAGGTTGATTGCAcagcaggaagctgcagcagcaaatgggagagcaaagcagcaagTGGGAGAGATGAAAGTATCTCCGCAGACTCCAG GAGCTGCAGGGGCAGAAGATATCCCTTTCCAGTTACAGAG TTCACCTGCTTTAACTTGCAAGGCGGGAATTCTGGAGTTAAATTCTCCTTGGCATGGAAAAGTCCAGAGTCCTCTTGTTGTGCGAAGGGGACCAAAGCTGTGGACATCAGGTTCAG GTCTGCAACTGAATGGTTCCCACCACGAATCCTTCCCAGCGCTCTCTGTCGCGAGAGTTGGCAGTGAGGCTGTGCAGCCAAGTTTGATTTACACATGGCTCCAGAACAAGCAAGAACAG ataaaaaaCTTCTTATCAAGACGAGTGCTGATAATGTATTTCTTCAGCAAG CATCCGGAAGCCTCCATCCAAGCTGTTTTCTCTGATGCCCAGATGCACATTTGGGCATTGGAAG gTCTGTCTCATTTGGTAGCAGCCTCCTTCACTGAAGACCAATTTGGAGTTGTTCAAACTACGCTGCCAGCTATCCTGAATACTTTACTGACCCTTCAGGAG gTTGTAGACAGACATTTCAAACTGCCTCACGTTTCTAGCAAACCTCCCAGGAGTTCAGGAAGCCTGGTGGACACATCCTACAAAACACTACGATTTGCACTGAGAGCATCCTTGAAAACAGCTCTGTACCGGATAACCACTGTCTTTGGAGAACACCTGAA tgcAGTGCAAGTCTCTACAGAACATAAGAAAAGACTTCAGCAGTTCTTGGAGTATAAAGAATAA
- the NDC1 gene encoding nucleoporin NDC1 isoform X2 gives MEAAAAGRQRALLRQVLGWRLAAAVAWSVLLLPVCTAAFVLLSGVQPLRPLRWLSDSFDDLYTSHVIFCILLMSAVILIISVFNVEFYAVVPSIPCSRLALIGKIIHPQQVIHSVAHAVMGMLVAWCAAVMTKGRFQFLAVPCTISESLDDAVPQMCLNEYHLFFLLSGAFMGYCYSLLYLINNMNYLPFPIIQQYKYLRFRRSLPLLMKHSCVESLYSVRNFCVAYYFFGYIPKMWISTTMDLRIDSKLHPLDTLSGLLDLSLFYHAWLCGVFLLVTWYIAWLFFKIYATETHHFPVQPTFAEETDQCLPKILNSNPPLIIKFLALQDLMLLSQYSPVRRQEVFSLSQPGGHPHNWTAISRECLSLLTDLTQRLIAQQEAAAANGRAKQQVGEMKVSPQTPGAAGAEDIPFQLQRSNVVPRAAMSSLVKSSSVPLKASPGSDIGSPFSSPALTCKAGILELNSPWHGKVQSPLVVRRGPKLWTSGSGLQLNGSHHESFPALSVARVGSEAVQPSLIYTWLQNKQEQIKNFLSRRVLIMYFFSKHPEASIQAVFSDAQMHIWALEGLSHLVAASFTEDQFGVVQTTLPAILNTLLTLQEVVDRHFKLPHVSSKPPRSSGSLVDTSYKTLRFALRASLKTALYRITTVFGEHLNAVQVSTEHKKRLQQFLEYKE, from the exons atggaggcggcggcggcgggccggCAGCGGGCCCTGCTCCGCCAG GTGCTGGGCTGGAGGCTGGCGGCCGCCGTCGCCTGgtccgtgctgctgctgcccgtcTGCACCGCGGCCTTCGTTCTCCTCAGCGGCGTCCAGCCCCTGCGCCCGCTGCGCTGGCTGTCCG ATTCTTTCGATGATTTATATACTTCACATGTCATCTTCTGCATCCTTCTGATGTCTGCTGTGATTCTGATAATAAGCGTTTTCAACGTGGAGTTTTATGCAG TTGTGCCATCGATCCCGTGCTCTCGATTAGCGCTGATAGGAAAAATAattcaccctcagcaagttaTCCATTCAGTTGCTCATGCTGTAATGGGCATGTTGGTTGCTTGGTGTGCTGCAGTTATGACAAAAGGGAGGTTCCAATTTCTTGCTGTGCCCTGCACAATTTCAGAAAG CCTCGATGACGCTGTTCCTCAGATGTGCCTAAATGAATACCACCTCTTCTTTCTACTTTCTGGTGCTTTCATGGGATACTGTTACAGTCTCTTATACCTCATTAACAACATGAATTATTTGCCGTTTCCAATCATACAG CAATACAAGTACTTACGTTTCAGAAGGTCTTTGCCTCTCCTCATGAAACACAGCTGTGTGGAATCTCTGTACTCAGTTAGAAACTTCTGCGTTGCGTATTACTTCTTTG GTTATATCCCAAAGATGTGGATAAGCACCACAATGGATCTTCGTATAGACAG TAAATTGCATCCTCTTGACACACTGTCTGGCTTATTGGATCTCTCCTTATTTTACCACGCCTGGTTATGTGGTGTGTTTCTTCTGGTCACCTGGTACATTGCGTGGTTGTTCTTCAAGATCTACGCTACAGAG acaCATCACTTTCCTGTTCAGCCAACTTTTGCTGAGGAGACAGACCAATGCCTGCCTAAAATCCTAAACAGCAACCCTCCGCTCATTATAAAG TTTTTAGCCTTACAAGACTTGATGTTACTTTCCCAGTATTCTCCTGTTCGACGTCAGGAGGTCTTTAGCCTCAGCCAACCAG GTGGGCACCCACACAACTGGACTGCGATATCAAGGGAGTGTTTGAGTCTTCTGACTGATCTGACCCAGAGGTTGATTGCAcagcaggaagctgcagcagcaaatgggagagcaaagcagcaagTGGGAGAGATGAAAGTATCTCCGCAGACTCCAG GAGCTGCAGGGGCAGAAGATATCCCTTTCCAGTTACAGAGGTCTAATGTTGTTCCCAGAGCTGCTATGTCTTCCCTGGTTAAATCATCCTCAGTGCCTTTAAAGGCATCGCCTGGGTCTGATATTGGTTCACCTTTCAGTTCACCTGCTTTAACTTGCAAGGCGGGAATTCTGGAGTTAAATTCTCCTTGGCATGGAAAAGTCCAGAGTCCTCTTGTTGTGCGAAGGGGACCAAAGCTGTGGACATCAGGTTCAG GTCTGCAACTGAATGGTTCCCACCACGAATCCTTCCCAGCGCTCTCTGTCGCGAGAGTTGGCAGTGAGGCTGTGCAGCCAAGTTTGATTTACACATGGCTCCAGAACAAGCAAGAACAG ataaaaaaCTTCTTATCAAGACGAGTGCTGATAATGTATTTCTTCAGCAAG CATCCGGAAGCCTCCATCCAAGCTGTTTTCTCTGATGCCCAGATGCACATTTGGGCATTGGAAG gTCTGTCTCATTTGGTAGCAGCCTCCTTCACTGAAGACCAATTTGGAGTTGTTCAAACTACGCTGCCAGCTATCCTGAATACTTTACTGACCCTTCAGGAG gTTGTAGACAGACATTTCAAACTGCCTCACGTTTCTAGCAAACCTCCCAGGAGTTCAGGAAGCCTGGTGGACACATCCTACAAAACACTACGATTTGCACTGAGAGCATCCTTGAAAACAGCTCTGTACCGGATAACCACTGTCTTTGGAGAACACCTGAA tgcAGTGCAAGTCTCTACAGAACATAAGAAAAGACTTCAGCAGTTCTTGGAGTATAAAGAATAA